A region of Elusimicrobiota bacterium DNA encodes the following proteins:
- a CDS encoding 30S ribosomal protein S18 yields MAEETSPTATTGTAVGAEGPKPPIRGPSSGFRGPGGPRPGGPGPFRRGRFSGGRDARPRKACRFCVERKDTLDYKDIVFLRSFTTERGKILSGRTTGTCAWHQRKVRTAVKRARLIALMPFAV; encoded by the coding sequence ATGGCAGAAGAGACGAGTCCGACAGCAACAACAGGAACAGCCGTCGGCGCCGAGGGGCCTAAGCCTCCGATCCGGGGTCCGTCCTCGGGTTTTCGCGGGCCCGGCGGGCCGCGTCCGGGAGGTCCTGGGCCGTTTCGTCGCGGAAGATTTTCCGGCGGCCGCGACGCGCGGCCGCGCAAGGCCTGCCGTTTCTGCGTCGAGCGTAAAGATACTCTCGATTATAAAGACATTGTTTTTTTGAGGAGTTTCACGACCGAACGGGGAAAAATTCTTTCCGGGCGCACCACCGGCACTTGCGCCTGGCATCAGCGCAAAGTTCGTACGGCCGTTAAGAGGGCCCGGCTGATCGCGCTCATGCCTTTTGCCGTCTAA
- a CDS encoding ABC transporter permease produces the protein MTNYLKNRWLQVVTTTGDATLLVGDLLRSMVKYRVDIDLFLAQASRIGVDSLPVVGITSLFVGMVLALQTGYSFKNVFNEPMYVGTVVSFSMLKELGPVFTAIVVSGRIGAAIAAELGTMKVTEQIDALYTLGTNPIRYLGVPRFLGAFLMLPLLTIYADFLGIAGGYLIATTKLGIPGVTYWEDIVTNIEMDVVVHGVLKTFFFAAIVATTACYVGFRTSGGAEGVGRATTRAVVFSMVAILISDYFLSAILVAFGIG, from the coding sequence ATGACAAACTATTTAAAAAATCGCTGGCTTCAAGTCGTGACCACGACGGGCGACGCCACTTTATTGGTGGGCGATTTATTGCGCTCGATGGTCAAATACCGGGTCGATATCGACCTGTTTTTAGCTCAGGCCTCCAGGATCGGCGTGGATTCCTTGCCTGTGGTGGGCATTACAAGTTTGTTCGTGGGCATGGTTTTGGCTCTCCAAACCGGGTATTCCTTCAAAAATGTTTTCAACGAGCCCATGTACGTGGGCACTGTCGTGAGCTTCTCGATGCTCAAGGAATTGGGCCCGGTATTCACCGCGATCGTTGTTTCGGGGCGCATCGGCGCCGCCATCGCCGCGGAACTCGGCACGATGAAAGTGACCGAGCAAATCGACGCTTTGTATACCCTGGGCACCAACCCGATCCGTTATTTAGGCGTGCCCAGATTTTTGGGCGCTTTTTTGATGCTGCCCTTGCTGACCATTTACGCCGATTTTTTGGGCATTGCGGGCGGGTATTTGATCGCGACCACCAAGCTCGGGATTCCGGGCGTCACCTATTGGGAGGACATCGTCACCAATATTGAGATGGACGTGGTGGTTCACGGCGTTTTGAAAACCTTCTTTTTCGCGGCCATCGTGGCCACCACCGCCTGTTACGTGGGTTTCAGAACCTCCGGCGGCGCGGAAGGCGTGGGCCGCGCCACCACGCGCGCGGTGGTCTTTTCCATGGTGGCGATTTTGATCTCGGATTATTTTTTATCGGCTATTCTGGTCGCTTTCGGGATCGGTTAA
- the dnaB gene encoding replicative DNA helicase — protein sequence MPESMVPTLPGAKSGAPRSPEAEKACLGALLLDPDGISKLDGVLEDKDFFEEVNRRIFRALTRLYGAGRPIDIITINNELQGDSLYQGAGGEAYLTDLMEKVGSAAHIHDYARIVREKAVKRELLRAGIKICEDVYREDSKADSLRPTSGVSELLDRAESLIFRLSQERSTSGMVKMSEFVHPLMENLEKARGTDRVIGLSSGFAKLDEYTAGLQKGEFIIVGARPGQGKTALAMNIACHAGLTQKKAVAIFSLEMSKEAILLRMLCAEARIDSHRLRKGYLDRERFGYLTEAASRVLESDIYIDDTAGLSCLEVRSRARRLAHELNTQKKELSLVIVDYLQLLRHGDSRFENRQQEVSEISRSLKALSKDLNVPLVALSQFSRRPEERDRSGRPQLSDLRESGSLEQDADVVLMIYRPGLKKDNPTDEERRAVELIIGKQRNGPLGTIPLVFLDYCTRFVEPVSDGAVSVMEEAQTLDEAIG from the coding sequence ATGCCGGAATCGATGGTTCCCACGCTTCCCGGCGCCAAAAGCGGAGCCCCGCGTTCGCCTGAGGCGGAAAAAGCCTGCCTGGGCGCCCTGCTCCTTGATCCCGACGGAATTTCCAAACTCGACGGCGTTCTTGAAGACAAGGATTTTTTCGAAGAAGTCAACCGCAGGATTTTTCGCGCCCTGACCAGGCTTTACGGAGCCGGCCGCCCCATCGACATCATCACCATCAATAACGAGCTTCAAGGCGATTCTCTTTATCAGGGGGCCGGCGGCGAAGCGTACCTAACCGACCTGATGGAGAAAGTGGGCTCGGCGGCTCATATCCACGATTACGCCCGCATCGTCCGCGAGAAGGCGGTCAAACGCGAGCTTTTGCGCGCGGGCATTAAGATTTGTGAAGACGTTTATCGCGAGGATTCCAAAGCGGACAGCCTGCGGCCGACCTCGGGCGTTTCGGAATTGCTGGATCGCGCGGAATCGCTGATTTTCCGGTTGTCGCAGGAGCGCTCGACGAGCGGCATGGTCAAAATGAGCGAATTCGTCCATCCCTTGATGGAAAATTTGGAGAAAGCGCGCGGCACGGATCGCGTCATCGGTTTGTCGTCGGGGTTCGCTAAGCTCGACGAATACACGGCGGGCCTGCAGAAAGGCGAATTCATCATCGTGGGCGCGCGCCCGGGCCAAGGTAAAACCGCTTTAGCCATGAATATAGCCTGTCATGCCGGCTTAACCCAGAAGAAAGCCGTAGCCATTTTTTCCTTGGAAATGAGCAAAGAGGCCATCTTGCTCAGAATGCTTTGCGCCGAAGCCAGGATCGATTCTCATCGTTTGCGAAAAGGCTATTTAGACCGGGAACGTTTCGGGTATTTGACCGAAGCGGCCAGCCGCGTTTTGGAGTCCGACATTTATATCGACGACACCGCGGGGCTATCCTGCCTTGAAGTGCGTTCGCGCGCTCGGCGTTTGGCCCATGAGCTGAACACGCAGAAAAAAGAGCTGTCATTGGTCATTGTCGATTACCTTCAATTGCTGCGCCACGGCGATTCGCGGTTTGAAAACCGGCAGCAGGAAGTCTCCGAAATCTCCCGCAGCCTCAAGGCGTTATCCAAGGATTTGAACGTTCCTCTGGTGGCTTTGTCCCAGTTTTCCCGCCGGCCTGAAGAGAGAGATCGCAGCGGGCGACCCCAGCTTTCGGATTTAAGGGAATCGGGATCGCTGGAGCAGGACGCTGATGTGGTGTTGATGATTTATCGCCCCGGACTTAAGAAAGATAATCCTACCGATGAAGAGCGCCGCGCAGTTGAGCTTATTATCGGCAAACAAAGAAACGGCCCCCTGGGCACCATCCCCTTGGTGTTTCTCGATTACTGCACGCGCTTCGTGGAGCCGGTTTCCGACGGAGCGGTCTCGGTGATGGAGGAAGCGCAGACGCTTGACGAGGCGATCGGGTGA
- a CDS encoding ABC transporter ATP-binding protein, with protein MIQLRDVWKSFGPRKVLQGVDLDIPEGETMTIIGGSGTGKSVTLKHMVGLLKPDRGQVIIDGVDIAALDDEEEIFKIQNKFGFLFQGAALFDSMTVGENVGFGLRNLKKNLPESQIRKIVRERLHLVGLPDVEHMRPAELSGGMKKRVGLARAIAHDPKYIVYDEPTTGLDPITADMINELIIDMQKKLEVTSIVVTHDMVSAYKISNRLAMIYEGKIIEVGTPAEIKSTDNPFVKQFVTGSSHGPIKVKLREWD; from the coding sequence ATGATCCAATTGCGCGACGTGTGGAAAAGTTTCGGCCCCCGGAAGGTTCTTCAGGGCGTGGATTTGGATATCCCCGAAGGAGAAACCATGACCATTATCGGCGGCTCCGGCACCGGCAAAAGCGTGACCTTGAAACACATGGTCGGCTTGTTGAAGCCGGACCGGGGCCAAGTCATCATCGACGGCGTGGATATCGCGGCGTTGGATGATGAGGAGGAGATTTTTAAGATTCAGAATAAATTCGGTTTTTTATTTCAGGGCGCGGCGCTGTTTGACTCCATGACCGTGGGAGAAAACGTGGGTTTTGGTTTAAGGAATCTTAAAAAGAATTTGCCGGAGAGCCAAATCCGCAAAATCGTGCGCGAGCGGCTTCACCTGGTCGGCCTTCCCGACGTGGAGCATATGCGCCCGGCCGAGCTTTCCGGCGGCATGAAAAAGCGCGTGGGCTTGGCCCGGGCCATCGCCCATGACCCAAAATATATCGTTTATGATGAGCCGACCACGGGTTTAGACCCCATCACCGCCGACATGATCAACGAGCTCATTATCGATATGCAGAAAAAACTGGAAGTTACTTCCATCGTGGTCACGCATGACATGGTTTCCGCATATAAGATTTCCAACCGCCTGGCGATGATTTATGAGGGTAAAATTATCGAGGTCGGCACCCCGGCCGAAATCAAGAGCACCGATAATCCTTTTGTTAAACAGTTCGTCACCGGTTCCAGCCATGGTCCGATTAAGGTTAAATTAAGGGAATGGGACTAA
- the alr gene encoding alanine racemase has product MTSVNVRQDFYRPTRLEIALGLLEQNFLKLKSYLVSSSTQIMAVVKANAYGHGAGALAGPLEKLGVRWLGVSSVEEGIALRAAGAQSRILILGSVYPFGESLEAALEHGLTPTLSSLEAAQELIRVTGVRNSRVNVHIKMETGMERIGARPETCVQIARLLSNSASVTLEGVYTHFASAKDEEATRRQLAEFERGRRLLETAGIKVPCVHAANSAAITRYPESQFDLVRSGLALYGGAPGFEPIAALKTCVVFLKKVPAGRPVSYEGRFVTRRDSVLATLPVGYGDGLPIGAWPRAHVLIRGRKAPIAGLITMDMTIVDVTDIADVHVGDDVVVIGRSETQTVTPNDWAGWAKMSVYQFCCGLGALRLAKIYR; this is encoded by the coding sequence GTGACCTCTGTTAACGTCCGCCAGGATTTTTATCGCCCCACGCGCCTTGAAATCGCCCTGGGGCTTTTGGAACAGAATTTTTTAAAGCTTAAAAGCTACCTCGTTTCTTCCTCTACGCAGATCATGGCCGTGGTCAAAGCCAATGCTTATGGGCACGGCGCCGGCGCCCTGGCCGGGCCGCTTGAAAAACTCGGCGTGCGCTGGCTGGGCGTGAGTTCGGTCGAGGAAGGCATTGCGTTGCGCGCGGCCGGAGCCCAAAGCCGTATTTTAATTTTAGGCAGCGTTTATCCTTTCGGCGAATCCTTGGAGGCGGCCCTGGAGCACGGCTTGACGCCGACCTTGTCGAGCCTTGAAGCGGCCCAGGAGCTTATTCGCGTGACCGGCGTCCGGAATTCTCGCGTGAACGTTCACATCAAAATGGAAACAGGCATGGAACGCATCGGCGCCAGGCCGGAGACATGTGTGCAAATCGCGCGCTTGCTGTCGAACTCGGCCAGCGTGACGCTGGAGGGCGTGTATACGCATTTTGCAAGCGCCAAAGACGAAGAGGCGACGCGCCGGCAATTGGCCGAGTTCGAACGCGGACGCCGGCTTCTTGAGACCGCGGGAATCAAGGTTCCCTGCGTGCATGCGGCCAATTCCGCGGCCATAACGCGCTATCCGGAGTCCCAGTTCGATCTGGTTCGCTCCGGTCTGGCGTTGTACGGAGGCGCTCCCGGCTTTGAGCCGATCGCCGCGCTGAAAACCTGCGTCGTTTTTTTGAAGAAAGTTCCGGCAGGACGTCCGGTCAGCTATGAAGGCAGGTTCGTCACGCGGCGGGATTCGGTGCTGGCCACGTTGCCGGTCGGCTACGGGGACGGTTTGCCCATCGGCGCTTGGCCCAGGGCGCATGTCCTCATCCGCGGACGCAAGGCGCCGATTGCGGGTTTGATCACCATGGATATGACCATTGTTGACGTCACCGATATCGCCGATGTTCATGTGGGCGATGACGTTGTCGTGATCGGCCGCTCGGAAACTCAAACCGTGACGCCCAATGATTGGGCCGGATGGGCCAAAATGAGCGTGTATCAATTTTGTTGCGGCTTAGGCGCGCTCAGGCTGGCAAAAATTTACCGATGA
- a CDS encoding 2-C-methyl-D-erythritol 4-phosphate cytidylyltransferase encodes MSNRALFILLAAGSGQRYGAYKPMVKLAGRPLIYWSLKRISEQARSVAGVVVALPSGWTWRRLERAGAVPGRFSWQPVVVRGGSTRFESLKNCLKAIRQNPSVWADFVFVHDAARPLWPSVWIPRMLASLGKNPSASGVAPLVPVRETVKSVNGKMSTLDRREYLRASQTPQLVRLKDFTRALAVCSPRTNFLDEAQILELAGLRVLPFEGYFGNIKVTYPVDTAMLEGLLRSSHAHRSGV; translated from the coding sequence GTGAGTAACCGCGCCCTTTTTATTCTTCTGGCCGCCGGCTCCGGACAGCGCTACGGAGCGTACAAGCCGATGGTCAAGCTGGCGGGCCGTCCCCTCATTTATTGGTCTTTAAAAAGAATCAGCGAGCAGGCGCGTTCGGTAGCGGGCGTTGTCGTGGCCTTGCCTTCCGGGTGGACGTGGCGCCGTCTCGAGCGCGCGGGCGCCGTGCCCGGGAGGTTCTCTTGGCAGCCTGTCGTTGTGCGCGGCGGGTCCACGCGTTTTGAGTCGCTTAAAAATTGCCTTAAAGCCATCAGGCAAAACCCTTCGGTTTGGGCTGATTTTGTTTTTGTCCATGACGCGGCCCGGCCCCTATGGCCGTCCGTTTGGATCCCTAGAATGCTGGCGTCCTTAGGTAAGAATCCGTCCGCCTCCGGCGTGGCGCCCCTTGTCCCCGTCAGGGAAACGGTCAAATCAGTCAACGGAAAAATGAGCACGCTCGACCGGCGCGAATATTTGAGGGCCTCGCAAACGCCTCAACTTGTGCGCCTGAAGGATTTTACCCGGGCCCTGGCCGTTTGTTCGCCCCGAACGAATTTTTTGGATGAAGCCCAGATTTTGGAGCTCGCGGGTTTACGCGTGCTTCCTTTCGAAGGGTATTTCGGCAATATCAAAGTGACCTATCCGGTGGACACCGCCATGCTGGAAGGGTTGCTGCGATCTTCTCATGCGCATCGGTCTGGGGTTTGA
- a CDS encoding TRAM domain-containing protein, which produces MILIWTFRVLVIVLGPSIGYFQFMPHWQGALLGLAISLLVVGIEYSLARVPLVQIVLGLLGAVLGIIAGGLLDFVVGQLGQQAVVGFWSDFSLLVKILLAYLGLVLIVQKYAEIDTVDQKLLSAWSKQRGENLFLLDTSALIDGRITDILKTKFIANGTLLVTRFVLDELQRLSDDQDGQKRTRGRRGLDMLSKIQEDGYLPMRIVDTDYADIKEVDQKLVRLARDLKARLITTDYNLYKVSNIQGIEVLNINDLAQALKPVVLPGEALHVYLLKEGREKEQGVGYLDDGTMVVVEAAKAMIGKRVEVFVTSILQTSAGKMVFSRLKNHRE; this is translated from the coding sequence ATGATTCTTATCTGGACGTTCCGCGTTCTGGTGATCGTTTTGGGCCCATCGATCGGTTATTTTCAATTCATGCCTCATTGGCAGGGCGCTTTATTGGGCTTGGCCATCAGTTTGCTCGTGGTAGGTATCGAATATTCGCTGGCCCGGGTGCCGTTGGTGCAGATCGTTTTGGGTCTTTTGGGCGCGGTGCTGGGCATTATCGCCGGAGGTTTGTTGGATTTCGTGGTCGGGCAATTGGGCCAGCAGGCCGTGGTCGGATTTTGGTCGGACTTTTCGCTTCTGGTGAAAATCTTATTGGCTTATTTGGGGTTGGTTCTCATCGTTCAGAAATATGCGGAAATCGACACCGTGGATCAAAAGCTTCTCTCCGCCTGGTCCAAGCAGCGCGGCGAGAATCTTTTTCTTTTGGATACGTCGGCGTTGATCGATGGGCGCATCACCGATATTTTAAAGACCAAGTTCATCGCCAATGGAACGTTGCTGGTGACGCGTTTCGTGTTGGATGAGCTTCAACGGCTTTCCGATGATCAGGACGGCCAGAAAAGAACGCGCGGGCGGCGCGGGCTGGATATGCTGTCAAAAATTCAGGAAGACGGATATCTGCCCATGCGCATCGTGGATACGGATTACGCCGATATCAAGGAAGTGGATCAAAAACTTGTGCGCTTGGCCAGAGATTTGAAGGCCAGGCTCATCACCACGGATTACAACCTCTACAAGGTTTCCAATATTCAGGGCATCGAGGTGTTGAACATCAATGATTTGGCCCAGGCCTTAAAGCCGGTGGTCTTGCCGGGCGAAGCGCTTCATGTTTATCTCTTGAAAGAAGGCCGTGAGAAAGAGCAGGGCGTCGGTTATTTAGACGACGGCACCATGGTGGTCGTGGAAGCGGCTAAAGCCATGATCGGCAAACGCGTCGAAGTTTTTGTAACCTCGATTCTTCAAACATCGGCCGGGAAAATGGTTTTTTCCCGCTTAAAAAACCATCGTGAGTAA
- a CDS encoding MCE family protein, with the protein MNENSKKLKVGVFVLMATLIFGFGILKLEDVSFERTYRMYVYFDDVAGMAEKSPVKMAGVQVGKVRRIILDEGKARAELSIRRGVVIYKDCKPRVASTGIIGTRYLDIADGSPSAGVVEEGDMITGLTVLGLEESVSQALESVKGLTESVRGPKDDLGRNLNATMANLNSATLSVREILEDRKHDISAALLNLRQITFSLNEILDKADRILAKVEKGEGAVGALLTDAKTGDEVKASVASLKEASAGAAEMFGRFTRIRAFWDYRFRYDAEAAQGRSDFGIKLSPRPTKYYFLGASNVGDKKAPLKPKDFEKKNTFSVGMGKEFFPWLDLYAGVIRSEGGFGARARPFAYIPYADRIRVEAEAFSFGRDTTFNNRELKGVNYNIGLAAQIFPWLSLVGRGEDMNQTKHFHGGLSVTLEDKDLAYLIGLITATR; encoded by the coding sequence ATGAATGAAAACAGCAAGAAATTGAAAGTCGGCGTTTTTGTCTTGATGGCGACGTTAATTTTTGGCTTCGGCATCCTTAAACTCGAAGACGTATCTTTTGAGCGGACCTATAGGATGTACGTGTATTTCGACGACGTGGCCGGCATGGCGGAAAAATCCCCGGTCAAAATGGCCGGCGTTCAGGTGGGCAAAGTGCGGCGCATCATCCTCGATGAAGGCAAGGCCCGGGCCGAGCTCTCGATTAGAAGGGGCGTGGTTATTTATAAAGACTGCAAGCCGCGCGTGGCTTCAACCGGCATTATCGGCACCCGGTATCTTGATATCGCGGACGGCAGCCCTTCAGCCGGCGTTGTCGAGGAAGGGGATATGATCACGGGCTTGACCGTATTAGGTTTGGAGGAGTCCGTTTCCCAGGCCTTGGAATCCGTCAAAGGCCTGACCGAATCCGTGCGCGGCCCGAAAGACGATCTGGGCCGCAATCTAAACGCCACCATGGCCAATTTAAATTCAGCCACTTTATCCGTCAGAGAAATTTTGGAGGACCGGAAGCACGATATCTCGGCCGCGCTGTTGAATTTGCGCCAAATAACCTTTTCGTTAAACGAAATTTTGGATAAAGCCGACCGCATTTTGGCCAAAGTCGAAAAAGGGGAGGGCGCCGTGGGCGCTTTGCTGACGGACGCCAAAACCGGCGACGAGGTCAAGGCCTCGGTTGCAAGTCTTAAAGAAGCCAGCGCGGGCGCGGCTGAAATGTTCGGGCGTTTTACCCGCATCCGGGCTTTTTGGGATTATCGTTTCCGCTATGACGCCGAGGCCGCCCAAGGCCGCAGCGATTTTGGCATCAAACTTTCGCCCCGGCCGACCAAATATTATTTCTTGGGCGCCTCCAACGTAGGGGATAAAAAGGCGCCTCTAAAACCTAAAGATTTCGAAAAGAAAAACACGTTCAGCGTGGGCATGGGCAAGGAATTCTTTCCTTGGCTCGATCTTTACGCGGGCGTCATCCGATCGGAGGGCGGTTTCGGGGCGCGCGCGCGCCCCTTCGCCTATATTCCTTATGCCGATCGCATCAGAGTGGAGGCCGAGGCTTTTAGTTTCGGCCGCGATACCACGTTCAACAATCGCGAGTTGAAAGGGGTTAATTACAATATCGGCTTGGCCGCGCAGATTTTTCCCTGGCTGTCGTTGGTTGGCCGGGGCGAAGATATGAATCAAACCAAACATTTTCATGGAGGCTTGAGCGTGACGCTCGAGGATAAAGATTTGGCTTATCTCATCGGACTCATTACCGCGACCCGCTAA
- a CDS encoding 50S ribosomal protein L9: protein MKIILEKDVPKLGRAGDTKEVADGFARNFLIPRRLAAPHSPGAERANEARRSVRAKKSGEEIKAAQEFKAKVEKVELAFSVLVDDKNELYGSVSKGQILKALRVKGVVVNREAKLELPSPLKALGTFSVPLRLHSEVVADIRVTIAKSEPAAP from the coding sequence ATGAAAATTATTCTTGAAAAAGATGTCCCCAAACTGGGCCGCGCCGGCGATACTAAGGAAGTCGCCGACGGTTTTGCCCGCAATTTTTTAATTCCCCGGCGTCTGGCCGCCCCTCATTCACCCGGAGCCGAACGCGCCAATGAGGCGCGCCGAAGCGTGCGGGCGAAAAAATCGGGGGAAGAGATTAAAGCGGCTCAGGAATTCAAAGCCAAAGTTGAAAAAGTCGAATTGGCCTTTTCGGTCTTGGTGGACGATAAAAACGAGCTTTACGGCTCGGTGAGCAAGGGGCAAATCTTAAAAGCATTGCGCGTCAAAGGCGTCGTCGTCAACCGGGAGGCCAAATTGGAGCTCCCTTCGCCGCTGAAAGCGCTCGGCACGTTTTCCGTTCCCTTGCGGCTTCACTCTGAAGTTGTTGCGGACATTCGCGTCACCATCGCGAAGAGCGAACCCGCAGCCCCGTAA
- the radA gene encoding DNA repair protein RadA — MKTKTLFRCRECGREAAQWLGQCPACSAWGALEEMSFTPAQTRERRIIERKRSGVALDLKPFSEEIASAVNLRRWASGYPLLDQALGGGFLQGSMALMGGAPGVGKSTLVAQVAGRLIADGARVLMVSGEEETGQIAERLVRLGLPRSENLLLGSSLTLEEILWKTEETAPDCLIVDSVQTVNAEEGPYPAGSPAMIRLVTGRLLFLAKKKNITVILLGHVTKEGTLAGPKHLEHMVDVVLSLEKPRAEEIRFLRVLKNRFGPTNALAVFEMSGGGFKEVADPSASFISADWRARLAAENKRTGLASSFALDGGQAFLIQAEALIGKKKLAPGKRAALGIDGNRLQILIAVLERSLNVTLEFCDVFLSLVGGVRVRDPGIDLALLMALGSLVLDFGLPTDAAFLGEVSLSGDVLAPKDLALRIKQAQALGFTKIIHARPGFYRARDFLSSFKQGGSVS; from the coding sequence GTGAAAACGAAAACTTTGTTTCGTTGCCGGGAATGCGGCCGGGAAGCGGCTCAGTGGCTGGGCCAGTGCCCCGCGTGTTCGGCTTGGGGCGCGTTAGAGGAGATGAGTTTCACCCCGGCTCAAACCCGCGAGCGCCGCATCATCGAACGCAAGCGCTCCGGTGTTGCGCTTGACCTGAAGCCTTTTTCTGAGGAAATTGCCTCAGCGGTTAATTTGCGCCGGTGGGCGAGCGGTTACCCGCTGCTCGATCAAGCGTTGGGCGGCGGTTTTCTTCAGGGTTCCATGGCCCTGATGGGGGGAGCTCCGGGCGTGGGCAAGTCGACGCTGGTGGCTCAAGTCGCCGGCCGTCTGATCGCGGACGGGGCGCGCGTGCTCATGGTCAGCGGAGAAGAGGAGACGGGCCAAATCGCCGAGCGCCTGGTGCGTTTGGGCCTGCCGCGTTCGGAAAACCTTCTCTTGGGATCTTCGTTGACCTTGGAGGAGATTCTTTGGAAAACCGAGGAGACGGCCCCGGATTGCCTGATCGTTGATTCCGTCCAAACCGTCAACGCCGAGGAAGGCCCTTATCCTGCGGGCAGCCCGGCCATGATCCGTTTGGTGACCGGCCGGCTTCTTTTTTTGGCCAAGAAGAAAAACATTACCGTGATTTTGCTGGGCCATGTCACCAAAGAGGGGACGCTGGCCGGCCCCAAACATTTGGAGCATATGGTGGACGTCGTGCTCAGTTTGGAAAAGCCGCGCGCCGAAGAAATACGTTTTCTGAGGGTTTTGAAAAACCGTTTCGGGCCCACCAACGCGTTGGCTGTTTTTGAAATGAGCGGCGGCGGGTTTAAGGAAGTGGCCGATCCTTCGGCCAGTTTTATTTCAGCGGATTGGAGGGCCCGCTTGGCTGCGGAAAATAAACGCACGGGATTGGCCAGTTCGTTCGCCTTAGACGGCGGGCAGGCATTTTTGATCCAGGCCGAAGCATTGATCGGCAAAAAAAAGCTCGCTCCGGGCAAACGGGCGGCTTTGGGCATTGACGGCAATCGTCTGCAGATTTTGATCGCGGTGCTGGAGCGCTCGTTGAACGTGACGCTCGAGTTCTGCGATGTTTTTCTTTCGCTTGTCGGAGGAGTCCGGGTTCGCGATCCGGGCATCGATCTCGCGCTGTTGATGGCTTTGGGTTCGCTGGTGTTGGACTTCGGTTTGCCCACGGATGCGGCGTTTTTGGGAGAGGTTTCCCTCTCCGGCGATGTTCTGGCCCCCAAGGATTTAGCCTTGAGGATTAAGCAAGCGCAGGCTCTGGGCTTTACGAAAATCATCCACGCGCGCCCCGGTTTTTATCGCGCCCGGGACTTCCTCTCAAGCTTCAAACAAGGAGGATCGGTTTCATGA
- the ispF gene encoding 2-C-methyl-D-erythritol 2,4-cyclodiphosphate synthase, translating into MRIGLGFDLHRIKTAARGYLLLGGIKIPAPYKVAAHSDGDLLFHALADALASALGLGDIGEFFPPGSSATRAMNSRRILDFYLGRMKKSRKKLLSVSAVIVAERPKLGPYRERLRRALAQSLGLPLDAAGLTFKTFEAMPALAEGSIACWANCLLK; encoded by the coding sequence ATGCGCATCGGTCTGGGGTTTGATCTTCATCGCATCAAAACCGCTGCGCGCGGTTATTTGTTGTTAGGCGGAATAAAAATCCCGGCCCCTTACAAAGTCGCGGCTCATTCGGACGGGGATTTGTTGTTTCATGCGCTGGCCGACGCCCTGGCGTCGGCTTTGGGCTTGGGCGATATCGGGGAGTTTTTTCCGCCCGGCAGTTCCGCCACGCGCGCTATGAATTCCCGGCGCATTTTGGATTTTTATTTAGGCCGTATGAAAAAAAGTCGCAAAAAACTTTTGAGCGTGTCTGCCGTGATCGTGGCGGAGCGGCCTAAGTTGGGACCTTATCGCGAACGCCTGCGCCGGGCGCTGGCCCAATCCTTAGGCTTGCCCTTGGATGCGGCCGGGCTCACATTCAAAACCTTCGAAGCCATGCCTGCGTTGGCCGAAGGCTCCATTGCTTGTTGGGCCAATTGCCTGCTTAAATAA